DNA from Onychomys torridus chromosome 1, mOncTor1.1, whole genome shotgun sequence:
AGGGTACCCCGTATCACCCACAGCTTCCTGCTACTCCCACATCTGTAGCTTGCTCCCAGACTACTTCCACAGTTTCTCTCTTTTGCGGCTCTACCTTGTCACTtcctttttcaaattttttttctttgcttttatgagacagggtctctctctgtaacccaggctggcctggaactcacagagatcctcctgcctctgcctcccgagcgctgggattaaaggcatgcgccaccactgcccagcgccaCACCTAGTTCTTTTACAAACtcgttttttaaatttttttacatttatttatttggcatgtgtgtggacatgccatgtgtggtggctgaaggacagcttttggaagtcagtttcctcactccaccatgtgggttctgagaatcaaactcaggtcatcgggcttggcagGAGACACCTTTACTTTCTGAACCAGCTCACTGGCCCTTCTCCAAATTCTTAATAATCTACTTACACAAAAAATAACTCTCCAAGATTTACCATGAGTAAGAGAAAACTATTTACTACTCATGCACATTTACCAAACGAGTGGTACAGAATATGTTACTATACTCCGGGAATCatagtatatgtgtgtaagtgtatatgtgtgtgtgcgtatgtgtgagGGGCTCTCTACAGGTGTCAGACAGGGAAGCAAACCCTGAGAAGAATGAAAACCCTGTGCACACTGACTTTGTCAACATGGATCAGACTCTGGAGAGGCagttcattgtcagcatatttaaaacacagtacgatttgggaaaaggtttccaggcaacaatcagtccaattccaggtgcacaataaagcttaacgTGTGACTACATAAAAACTTTTACAAAGTGCATGTGATCATGAGAGTGGTTTCTATAGCTAAAAGGCCTAGAGCCTAAGTGTGCTCTCTGACTGATAGCGTAGCggtcagcaggccataaagtacatgtgacatctcccctgAGGATGGGTAATggtctagggagggaagagtctgggATAATCATTCTGGGGAATTAGGATAAGGTCTGCTTATATAGCAAAAGGTGGGTGACATCTTCCTCCACAGAGAGCAAAAAGGTCACCAAGTCATGAACAaaatctactcttttttttttttttgtctctagatatgttttatttctttaatttttattatcaggAGTGACTAAGTCCCATCATTGTTGTCATTATGGAAATGGCTTTAAGAGAAAACTGGTCAGATGAATGTTATTGCTTTCCACTTTTCAACTGGTAAATAGTTGCCATTGATAAAACAGACAAGCCCAGAGACTCTGCCCAGAATGTTCAAGATACAGTGTATTATACAACATGCATGTTCTCAGGGCGAACACCTAAGACATAATTATGTGTACTTCTTGATCTCGTCATACAAGACAAGCACAAAGGCACCACCACAAAGTTCCACTGAGAACTTTGGACCATGCACCCTTGAAAAGAGCCTTGCTTCCTTCATCACGAGCAACCTTCCTCCAGCAGTCAGTTGTGCCTGTATACATGTTATCAGTTCCTTTGTGTCCTGACTGCATCATCATGGGACAGTGAACCGTGTCAAAGGGATAGGATGTCAGGCAGCAACAGCAGTGACGATTGTGTCTGTCATCATCCAGCTGATGAAGATGTGCACATTCTTGGGATCTGGAAGCATTCCCTTTGCAGTGTCATAGCTACCAAAGTCAGCAGCTTAGATGAGAATGACCTGTACTGACACACTAAAGCCTTGGCACAGACCCCTAATCCCATCAGATTTGTAGATCTTAACCAGGCAGTCACCAAGGACTTTGAATTCCCTTTCAGCTCCAGCTTTACCCACATCAGCTGCTAGACGAGCACGGGGAAAATCAAGAGGGTACACAAAGCACAAGGATGAGGCCCCAGCAGCACCACCTGATGCCAGGTTCCCAGCAAAGTAGCGCCAAAACTGGGTCCTCTTGTCCACACCACCTGCTTGTATTTATCTGCTTGTATTTATCTTTGAAGGCAAAGTTAAGAGCCTGGGTGGGGAAGTATCTGATGACATTGGCCAGGTTACCACGCCAGAAGGACAGGACTCCCCTGTTCTTTGGAGATACGAAACACATAGTCTATAATGCCCTTGCATTGCTTATCTGCTGTGATTTGTTTGCTGGCATGCAGCACCTGCAGCAGCAGCTTGACCCGCTCCATGGGCGCTACCACCATCTTGGAGATGGTCCCAGCCACTCCACCTTCCAAGAAGTCCTTGGAGAAGGACACAGCGGCATCTGTCatgttgaaagaaaaagaaaaggcagaggatTGCGGGACAGGACTGGGTTGACAACCGGCTTTGACTCCCGGACTCTGGGCCAAAATCCACTCttagctttctggatggaatgcAGATGTTTGATTTTATCTCCTGAGGAGACGCCCCTGTgtgattaacattcctggttctctcagtgcttctctgtgagtacaaggacctCTGTAACCCCAACATATGTGTATGCCTAGAGATGGTTTTCTTACTATaattatcaaaatacaaaatgctGAAATTGGAAATACTTGTGTGTATGAGAATATAATATTAGAAAAATACAAGTCATGCAAATTACAGtaatattgaaaaaaacaaattgtGCAGTGTAACACACAGCCCTAGAATTATATAGTACACAATAAGAAGCAAGCTATTAAACAGAATTATGGTACAACTTCTTCTTGTAACATAGTTAAAGACGAAAggatgaaatgaaataatatgcAGAACTCAGCAAGGAGGCAATCAAAAACAATCttactttgggctggagagatggctggttgcttttccagaggacccaggtttgggttttggtttttcaagacagggtttccctgtaataaccttggctgtcctagaatgctctgtagaccaggctggcctcaaactcacagagatccacctgcctctgcctcgtgagtgctgggattaaaggtgtgcgccaccaccacccagctggtaaattaaaaaaagtgttactcatcattattattactactaatACAGTGAACTAAAAGTTCACAACAGTTATCTTTAGGTTAGAGAAGTGTGATTTTTCactttctaaaaaatattttttcactaaatatatatttcttttgtaattatggggaaaacagctttaaaaatgtaTCCTACCTATTAAGAAATAAATGACTTTACATTGAATTCGTGATGGTGCACCCCcatgatcccaacactcagaaggtggaggcaggagaatcagaagttcaagtttggCTATTAAGTGATTTTGAGGCTGGCCTTGGCTCCaagagaccttgtatcaaaacaTCTTTGTTTTAAGTAGGAGGTGAATTTACTGGGAAGAAATTACTGGGGTGAGTAATATTAGATATCAGATAACAGGAAGGGGAATATGATCAGagtccaatgtgtgtgtgtgtgtgtgtgtgtgtgtgtgtgtgtgtgtgtgtaaaattgtgaaataaataaaaaattagaaaagagttcaaggtcatcttcagctatgtagcaagtttgaggccagcctgggcaacatgaggccctatctcaaaacaaaaaagtaaggaACTTTGACATAACCAATTTATCCACTACTTGCTTCTGCTTCAAAAATGTCCACGGTGGAAAAAGGACTTAATTACACAACTTTCTAAAATTATTCCTCAAATGTGATGTTTGGAATTTTGAGGAGGTGCATCTGTCTAGGGAACAAGGCAGGAAAATATGATCGTAGCATGTTATGAAGTGTCCTTTATGGTGCCACTACATTATGACAGTTTAAAGGGGCCGCAGAGATGGCTCCtggctaaaagcacttgttgtttttgcagagggcctgggttcaattcccagcgtgcacacacacacacacacacacacacacacacacacacagaacccagcgtgtgcacacacacacacacacacacacacacacacacacacacaggatgactcacaaccatctgtaactccagttccaggggctcttctgacctctgtgggcaccaggaacacatgaggtgtacatacaaacataaaaataaaacattcagacacatagataaaacaataaatctttaagaacatGTTTGAGGAAATGTCATATTATCCTCAAGGTTACTGAGGAGTAATTTGCAGACACTCTCTGGACCTGAGTACCAGGACTGCCAAACACTTTACACACTAGTAGTTGTGTTACCTTACAATGAAAACACGCATTAAACAcgcagaaaaaaagagagaaagatgaacATGTTATTATACTTTCCCTTTACTAAAATCACTTAAACTGTTTTCATGAGTCCTGGGAAAAGCAGCATATGGTGCCCAAAACTTTGAAGGAGCATTTTCCTGTGGACATGAAATATGAATGCTTGTCTGcacagatggaaaagaaaaaagccgcCAGGGAGGCAAGTCAGATGCAGTTAAAGCTTCTTAATGAAAACATTAGGACTACAGGAAGGGCTTCTCTCTGTGCATCTCCTCTAAGCCTCCCTACCAAGCCCACGAAACCATCACTCCCCCTTGGCCCCTTTTAGTGCAGAGGGATGCACTGTGATTTcttatctcattagatgccatTATCTTCTTAAGTATGAAGTGAGCGGTCCCCATCGAAGACAGCCCAACAACAGGAAACAGCTGGAAGACATGGGCAATCATTCCTAGATGAAAACCAGATACTAATACTCCCAGGGAGCTGTGAAAAGAACAGGCGAGTGCAGGAAGAAATATGAGGGAACTCAGGACCTAACCCAAGCCTTTAGCCTAAAACACAAGGTTAAAACCAAACTTGCTGgcggctgggcatggtggcttatacttgtaatcccagcacttaagaggtagaggcagaaagatcacgagtttaaggccaacctctATAACAGGATGAGTTCAAGGTAGCTTGGCTATGAGACCcaacctcccaaaacaaaaacaacaaaagacgcgcacgcgcgcacacacacacacacacacacacacacacacacacacacctggggcCAGCAAGCCAGCTCCacaggtggaaggggagaaccagcttctgcaagttgtcctctgatctccacatctGTGATGCAGCATGTGCACCACACTCATACACCGACAACAAATgtaatgaaatgttttttaaaaaatacataggcTCAGAAAACCTTCTCTGGGGTTTCTTTTGATGTAACACCTCTTGCTCTAACCAACGCCAGCAAAAGGGACTGAGGACAGAATACCACTGAGCTGTGCTTCATGTGAGATGTCGGAGCCACACTCACCCAAGGGCCCTCAGCCTGTTATCTTCCCTGCATTCATACTTCAAAATTTCTGGGAATTCTGAAGGACAATGACAATGTCTTCAATCATCAATATTTTCTAGAACCTCTTGATGTCCGACAGGCTCTCAcatttcattagaaaaaaattttcaaagtcACAATATTCCTGtccctaaaaaaaaatcaatattctcTTATGACAGGTCATCGTTTAATATGACAATCAAAATATctattcaggggctggagagatggctcagtgattaagagcactggctgctctttcagaggaccatgACTGCAGTTCCTAACatctatatggcagctcacaactgtctatgactccagtctctggggatccaataccctcttccagcctctgtaggCACCGGGCACActtgtggtatacagacatacatacaggtaaaacacacaaataaaaataaatacaaatgaaaaactgtctttaaaaaatattcaaacagCATCTTCTTAGCCAGCACAACCTTGCCTGGCTGTCTACAAGCCCTTTCTTAAATGCGATTTTTGCCTCCAACCACGTGACAAACCACATTGCCAGCCACAGGTTAGCTGACCTGGATCTGGAAAGTCTCCCATACCACAAACTGAAGTGCCAGCTAAACTCTCTTGGCTGAATTAGCCATGCCAGCAGGGATGCAGGGAGCACCCGGTGCTCGGTGCTCGGTACTCGGCCTTTAGAAGATCCGGGTTTGGGTTTGCTCTCTGAAGACTTCATTTCTTTGGAGCTAATTATGTGACAAATTTCAAGAAGCAGTGTTTATCGCCTACTTGCCAGCCTGCAAATCAGCCTTTAATTCATAAGCCAGTGATGGAGGGAGATAAATGCTGAGCTGCATTCTGATGCCACTTAGGCTGTTGCTGAAATCTGTTAAAGAAAAACTGCAGAAGTCAACAAAACAGATGAGATCCAAGAAGAAAAGCATGAGCACATGAAAATTCAAAGTCAAGCTTCATTTCATTTCCTAGGattaaacatttatatacaaCGACAGATCTGCTGTTTAACAGAATACAGAGCAATGTGAAACAGCAAAATGGTTCATGGCAGACAGAAAACAGACCATTCAACTGAAACACTCACTGTCTGAACCCACCCAGCACGTTCATGGCAAAAATGAGCAGtgatgccaggctgtggtggcgcaggcctctaatcccagcacttgggaggcaggggcaggtggttCTCTAAGTGTgaaaacagcctggtctacagagtgagttccagcacagccagggctacacagagaaaccctatcttgaaaaaccaaaaaatgaaactaaaacaatgtgtatgtgtgtgcgcgtgtgtatctctgtgtgcatgtgtgtgtgcatgcgtgtgtgtatgcacttgcACTGGCAggagtgtgcacacatgccacaacTCGGTGTGgctatcagaggacaactttcataAACCGGTTCACTCCGTTCACCGTGGGGGTCCTGAGCACTGAATTTGAGACATGAGTCAAAGAGGACTTCTCAGCATTTGACAAGGCCGGTGATGGAACGAAGGAGCTGGGAGCTGTCACAAAGTCTTGTGCAAAGTGAGAGGGCATGATCAACGGAACAGGAGCGGATGGTGATGGCACAGCCCAtggaaggcaggagaaatgagAGACAGATGTTGAGGGGGAATTAGAGCAGCACCCAGGCTTGACGAGGACGGCAATGGCTGTATCGGTGCAGAGCGGTCAGCAGATGAGAGCCTGGTGAAGTGACCAGGGAAGCAGACACAGCCATGACTCGAAGGGACATAAAGAGCTCGTGCAGAAGACGGCAGCAGAGGGGAGACACggtgtctttaatttctttacgAGACTGTGCAGTTGCTCTTCCCTTGTCACGTATCTGCGTACAGACAGCCTGAGTAGGGCTGGTAGAGCAGATGGAGAGGGCTTACCTAGCATGCCTGCAGCCCTGGACTGGGTCCCAGCACCACatcaaccaggcatggtggtgaattaCCATCaaaggcacacacctttgattatTATACAAATGAAGTGGAGAGGGTGAAGGCAGCATGGCTATCTGAAGGAGCTATCTGGCTAGGGCCAGTTTTCAATGCTGTGCCAATTACAGGACATAAAGCTTGCCTTGTTCATGTTATTCACAGCAAGTCCTTTTAAAGCTGTCAGCTCAGGGACCCCATCTAGGCCGATTCATTGGTAAAAGGCCATCATTCAAAAATGGTTTCCTTTTACAGCACAAAAGAATATCTCAGAAACTTGTTGGGCAACATGGTGTACatttttgatcccagcactctggaggcaaggcaggtggatcttcatcaattcaaggccagcctgatctacagagcaaatttcagccctggcagggctacatagagagacccagtctcaaaaacaaacaaacaaacaaacaaacaagtaaataaatgtcaaaTGTATCTCCTTGAAGATCCAATTCAGGCACCTGCACAGATGGTATGCTTACATAATCGAGCTGTaggtataccaccaccaccaccaccaccacacacacacacacacacacacacacacacacacacacaagcacacaaaagaaaaaccaatccACATACTTATATCGACGTCAGGTAAAATGGGGACAACAAACTGAATTTAGAAGGGAATACGATGAAAGACTGACCATAAATCAGAAAacaaagccaggctgtggtggcgccacgcctttaatcccagcactcaggaggcagaggcaggcggatctctgagtttgaggccaccctggtctatagagtgaattccaggacagccagagcaatacagagaaaccttgtctcaaaaaaaccaattaaaaccaaacaaaacaaaacaaaaaaccccaaagtttTAGAGATGTAATTTATCATTTGTAGAGAAAGTTACTAGAATAATTTTAACTTGTTTACCAGTTATGAAATAGAACTCATCTTCCATGATAGGTGAAGATCATCagacatatatgtattatatatatatatatatatcttattatGCATATATAACACTGTGATAGTAAACAATTAAGCTTCAAAGCTGGGaagggtggcacacacttgtaactgcagcactcagaaagctAAGGCGGGGGAATGCCACAAGTTTgtagccagcctgaactacatactaaattcaaggctagcaacactacatagtgagcccctactccctcaaaacacaacaaaagaacccaaaacaaaaccccaaatggATAAAACATATCTGAAATGACAGATAATCAGGAAAACAAGCCCTTCTCACAGAATTTAGGAAGGCTGATGTCTTTTTGATGAACTCAGTGACACAGAGTGCCATTCAGCGGGCAAGAGGCTAAAAGTTGGGAGCTGTCTAGATATGGCTGGGCGAAATAACTCACTTTTCACCTGATGCCTAGAACGACGATACAGTCAAGAAAAAGAACTTCAGCAAGTGTGCACTGCCtgtgggggatggggagtggggagacagaaagagggacaTATCTCCCTTGGGTCCTGCAAGATGGCTCATGAGTAAAATGCCTGCCACCAaacaacccgagttcaatcccggGCGGAACCCACATGCTAAAAGGACAGAACCAATTtctgcaagctgtcttctgttctcCACACAAGTGCCTTGGCGACAcgcataaataaacaaatgtaattttaaaaataagaaaatgtctcctttcACGGCAACAGTTAAGTGCTTATAGATCCTCGTTCTGACGTGGATCACGCTGCGCATGTGTTTCCTGGGTCTTGGGAATGAAAAATAATGTCCACGCGgttttgaagtttattttctgGACCCTGTGCCCTCCAGCTTACTTGGCAACCCGAAGTAACTCACTTCGGTCATGGGGGCCAGGCATAGCTCTCGCTGATGAAAAGGCACACGAGCTACACGCTTCCTCTGTTGCTTTTTCAGGCCTGGAGTCAACTGAGAGTGCGCACCTAAGACTCTCAGAACCATCAACATTTATCTCCCCCATGGTCCCGCCCCCATTTGTCCGCCTCTTCCGCCCTTTCCCGGAAGagtagggctgagggagggctctaCATGGAGCCCACCAATAAGAATGTGCAGAGGGTTCCATACTTCCGTGTGTGCGCTCTCACGATGGCCCGCTTCCTGCAGAGAGAAGCCGGAGAGTCCTCAGTGCCCGCGGAGCTAGGTGTCCGAGGCGGAACGTGCTTGCACGCTCTTCGGCATCCGCGGGTGAGCACTGCGCACGCATCATTGCGCCAGAGACACCGTGGGGACCGCCGCAGTGAACCCGGAACTGGGAGAGGTGCTTCAAGGGACCTGGATGCCTTTATTTCTCTGCTTCCCCCTCATTGTCATGCCTTTCTAGAAGTGCAGGGCAAGCTGTCCGCCATCTAGCCTGCCCTTAGAACATGGTTCGAACTCGTTTCATTCAAGGAATACCGAGGGCAACATGTTTTGGGTGTAGACTGCAGTAACATTTAGTGAGTCTTACTAGTGATTCTAaagcgcgcgcgtgtgtgtgtgtgtgtgtgtgtgacttgatGGTGATTCCACCCAACGAGGCAGGTTCCAGCCAATGTTATTTCAAAACCAGTTTCCCTTTCATTGTGTGTGCCTCCGTACAAGTGAGGTTTATATAGAGATGGAGTGCTTCATTCCACTTGTGCCTTGCTCCTTGTCCTCATAATAGTCTTAAACTCCTAACATGGACTGCAAAGCTTTGCTGGCCAATCATTTAATCACTTCTGCCAGTTTTCATTTCCTGCTCAGCTGTTTCCTCCAGTCACTGAAGTGTTTTGTggttctgtggtgctggggatcaaattcagtgGACTCTCCCATGTTGCTCTACCACCAAACTACACCTTCAGCCCAGTCACAGAACTTTTGATTCCGTGTGTCCAATGCTGTCTTTCCGCCTCTAGCCAGAAATAGTTTTCTCATGTCTGGCAAACTCCTATTCATCCTTGAATTTCAGCCTGGAAGTCATTTCCTCTAGAAGAgaggttctccaccttcctaaagctgcgaccctttaatacagttcctcatggtctggtgacccccagccataaaattatttcgttgttacttcataactgtaaatgtgctgctgttatgaatcacaatgtaaatatctgatatgtgacccctgtgagagGGTTGTTTGACCCTCAGTAGGGTCGCGACCCAccagttgagaaacactgctctagaaGGCCTTGGAGGCTCATTCCTGCCCATCAGTTCCCAGCTGAATGTATATGTTATTGTAAATTGCTTGTTTACTTGCCTAAATTGTAAACTCTGTGAGGGCAGGAGCTGTCTCTAGCCTGGTCGTGCTTGTCCACTCTCAACATAGTAGCTGGCACACATCTCTTAGTTGCCGCCGGCTAATGAACGAGACAGAGAAGAGGCATCTAAGTCCTTTTAGTTCCTTCATAGCCATTGTGATAAAAACGTGTGCAAAGGTGACATCATCTTTGTTGAAGCCTTTCGTCCTGCGGCGTTCTGTGGGTGCTGAAGTAGGTGGTCTTGGGCAAATACACCTCACAGGAGGATATTGTTACTAAGCAGCTCATACCCCAGACTCATCCTTTGCCCCAGTCTCCATGTGCTTGTGCTAAAGCTACACTGAACTCTCAGGTCCTCCCATGTGTCAGCCCTGCATGTACCTGGATTTCCTCCCACGTGTTTGACGTCTTTCttcagaggaaagaagaaaggctggTTCTTTTGAGGTAGATCAGAAATGGCTTCTTCAAAAAGAtagcatttcatttcatttgcatCCTACTAGCAGACTCCATTGAGCTTAGACACTTTTGTCTCAGTTCTGTTCAAACCATTTTGCAGGCCCTCTTTCTGCCAGGCTTCCTTGCTGGAAAGCCCTCTGGTAAATCAGGCTCAGTATTTGACTTTCAGGAGCTTAGTCTCTAAGGGAGGCAGGCACAGAAGCAGGCCTCACTTTGCAGTCTGGACTATATTGTTTATGAGCAGGAAGATGTGTATAATCCTACCTGTACTTTAACCTCATCTGTGTTGACTCTAGGTTCCTCAAGATGGCAGCTTCAGTCCCACAGGGCCATAACCGGACCCGGCCGATGAAGAGGGATGATGAGGAAGAAGACCCACTGGACCAGCTGATCACCCGCTCTGGCTGTGCCGCCTCCCACTTTGCAGTGCAGGAGTGCATGGCCCAGCACCAGGACTGGCGTCAGTGCCAGCCACAAGTGCAGGCATTCAGGGATTGCATGAGTGCACAGCAGGCGAGGCGGCGGGAGGAACTGCAGAGGAGGAAAGAGCAAGCCGACGCCCATCACTGAGACCCTAAACCACCACCCCACAGGCTGTCCCTGAAGAAATAAGCACCCACAGAGACCCTGGGAAGAGGCAACCCTAAGTAGTAGATGTGTACAACAAGAGGTATAAAATTTGGGGACAGTCTTTGGACTAGGGGTGAAAGCCAGACCCCAGGCATTTGCACATGAGCTGTTTTACACTATGGTCAGATCACACGTATCTTCATCTTTCCCATTCCAccaatatttgtatttaaaacaaaTGGGATATAGGCCACCTCCTCTGTCCCACCTCTTGAGTCAGTGTGCCAAGTACTTTCTAAGTAAATTCACAACCTAAAGGTAAATTGGTTGCTCAATCAGGCCTTCGTTTTTCAGTCACAAATTTAACAACAAAAAGTATTTCTAGGGCATTGTGTTAGTAATGTGCAATTTGAAGAGTAATATGACCTTCCTGTTTCTTAGAGACTAGTGTGAGAGGCAGAAATAAAGCCCCACTCAAACAGCGAACTCAGTTTCCAACAGTGACATAAGAGCCTTTATCTTTCCTCACTTCTGGGTGTTTTATTCAGTTTAATGGGGGCCAGGAGATAATAGAGAAActagagaaacttttttttttaagacagaatctgtgtagtccagactgaccttgaacttgctgaaTAGCCAAGGATCAccttaaactcatgatcttcctgcctctaccccacatagtgagattacaggcatgtgctactacaccAACTAGGGAAACATTTTCATCGGATACCTGTCGTATGCCACGCTCTGTTGGACTAACAGATTCAGAGTCTGCCCCTAGCCTAACCAACACACAGAGCTTGCCTGACATTTTGGAAGTATGTTTAACATTAAAACACAGACTTTGACCTTTGGAAAATGGAACCACTATCAACATGGAGCTTTATGTTCCTACTTGACAGCAGATTGACAAAGCTGATAACCCTTCTCAGGGTGCTAGGTCCTGTTTATAACGTCAATAGTCGCTTCTCCTTTTTAGTCAGTGAAACCACCAAATCTATTTCTGCATGTCCCTGGAAGTTATCTGGGAATGGGAAGGGGGTTGGAAGATTACCCTGCCACAGAAGCTGGGGTGCTTTTTATCATTATTAACAAACATTTCTTAGGCATCTGTGTGTTAGCAGGCCAAGTCTGAAGACCCTAAAGCCTACTTTGAGCCTTGTGTGCAGAAATcttagggaagagggagggacgTAGAGAAGGCATGAGAGGTTTAATGGACTGCAAAGCCCTATTTTGAGCTGAAGACCAAGTGAATAGACAGAGCTGCCTCTCTGCCAGTGCACGCCTGCTTCGAGCTGTGAGTTAGCAGTGGGTAAGTAGTGCACTGGAGGTGTCAGCACAAATCCCAAAGATGGGCATGGTGTGGTGGTACCCGCCTTTAATCCCTtgactcgaggcagaggcaggcagatccctgagttcaaggtcagcctagtgaacatatgagttccagggcagttacAGCtatatatatagtgagatcctgtcttaaaaaaaaaaaacaacaaaaaaaaaaacccaaagatgaAAAGGGAGTCAACTAAGTGGGACTTTTGAAAATGAAGTACACATTACTTATTTGTAAGGTAGGAAGAATTACCATCAGGAGCAAATGAAAAGTACATCAGAATCAGTAAGAAAAGACAAGTAGAAAGTGGACACTAGCTGGGCATG
Protein-coding regions in this window:
- the LOC118592942 gene encoding cytochrome c oxidase assembly factor 4 homolog, mitochondrial, which translates into the protein MAASVPQGHNRTRPMKRDDEEEDPLDQLITRSGCAASHFAVQECMAQHQDWRQCQPQVQAFRDCMSAQQARRREELQRRKEQADAHH